The stretch of DNA TGCACTATCCCCGGTTCCTTGTCTTTAATGCCGCCGGCGGCCTGGTCTGGGGTACAGGGTTTGTGTTGCTCGGTTTTTTGGCCGGCAACTCCTACGAGGCGGTCGCCCAGGCTGCAGGACATGACATCACCGCGGTCGTGGCGGCGGTCGTGGTCATCGGGTTCATCATCTGGCGGGTCCGCAAGGCGCGCAGGGACCGCTCTGAAGCCGGCGCCGTGACCGATTCCGCGCAGGAGCCGGAGCAATGACCGCCGGCGCGCAGGGCGCCGCCGTTCCCCGGGAGGAGCGAGACCAAGATAACCGCAACTACGCCCACTCGCTGTATCCGTAAGATGCGGCTTGTTTTCAGCTGGTGGCTGTGCGGTGGGATCGTGTCGTGCCTGTCAGCCTCATGATGGTAGCGATTCCGCGCAAGCGGGGCTCGACGAGGTTGTTCCATAATGGCAGCCACAGCAAAATGCCCGCGGTGCTGATCAGCAGCGAGCCGATGACGTCGCTGGGATAGTGCACGCCCAGGTACAAGCGGGAAAGCCCGACGGCGACAGCCAGCAGAACGCCGCCTACGGCGGTGATCGTGCGTTGTGTCCCGGTGCGTGCGAGCACCAGGACGACGGCCCAGGCCAACGACGCGGCAAACGCTGTGTGGCCGCTGGGGAAGCTGTTGTTGCCGGTCTCCGTTATCAGCGCTTGCGTCGCCTCGGCGGGCGGACTGAGCCGGGCGACGCTGAGCTTGCCTATTTCCGAGGACAGCCAGCCGACGCTGGTGAGGGATCCGAATGCCAGTGCGGTGAGCGGTTTACGGAGTCCGAACGCCAGGACCAGGCAGGCCAGCAGCAGGATGATGATGTTCCCGCCAGGAGAGAAAAGGGTGTTCAAGGCCAGCGCAAGGCCTGACTGTGCGGTGGTCCGGCGAGGAATCAGGCTTTCGTCCCAGGTGAGGTCCGGTCCGGGGGAGCCGTAGAGTTTTGCCAGGAATCCGATGGTGAGCGCGATGGCGAAAAGGACCGCGGACGCGGGCACCAGCCACCACGAACGCCCCGGCAGGTGCAGGGGTGGGACGGCGGGTGAAGGCGGCTTCATTTATTCTTTCCCTGTGCAGTCGGCGCCGCGGCGCGGGACATG from Arthrobacter sp. PAMC25564 encodes:
- a CDS encoding phosphatase PAP2 family protein, which encodes MKPPSPAVPPLHLPGRSWWLVPASAVLFAIALTIGFLAKLYGSPGPDLTWDESLIPRRTTAQSGLALALNTLFSPGGNIIILLLACLVLAFGLRKPLTALAFGSLTSVGWLSSEIGKLSVARLSPPAEATQALITETGNNSFPSGHTAFAASLAWAVVLVLARTGTQRTITAVGGVLLAVAVGLSRLYLGVHYPSDVIGSLLISTAGILLWLPLWNNLVEPRLRGIATIMRLTGTTRSHRTATS